Genomic DNA from Bacteroidota bacterium:
TAAATTAGGGGTTGATCATTATTTCACGCAGGACAAGATCTATTCTGCATACAACACCGAAACAAAAACTCCTGGATACACACTTGTCAATTTGGGTGCCGGAGCAGATGTGATTGTGAAAGATAAAACTGTTGTATCATTTTATATAAGTGTAAATAATCTCACGGATATAGGATACCAGAGTCATTTGAACCGGTTAAAATATTCCGACCTGAATTATACTACGGGCCGTACAGGTGTATACAATATGGGCAGAAACATTAGTTTCAAGGTGGTGGTTCCTTTTAAAATTAAGAAGTAAGGGTTGGAAGTTCGAGGTCGGAAGTTTGAAGTCTTCCGACTTTTTCAAAATGCAACAAAGCCCGGTCTATGTAAATATCCGTTTATAACAGTAAACTTGTGGATGCCAGGCCCACAAGTTTCATTTTTCTTGTTTTACAAAAGAGTTTTGTATCTTCGGGCCTTAATACTTGCAGTTCAGGCAATTGATTTAACAGAAAAGCCTTCTTTTGTTAAAATTGTTAACTACTTTGTGGATAAAGATCAGGCTAATTGCTTAAAACAGCGGTGTTTGTGTAACATATTTGTGGTTGTTTGCGTAAAAAACAGGTATTGCAGTCCATAGTATAAAGTATCTCGCTTTTGAAAAAAGTAATACTTATAGTTCATCTATTCTTATTCTGTGTTTTTGCAGGGCACTCTGCCGATCGCTATTGGGTGGGCGGTACAGGAGCTTGGAGCGATGTCTCGCATTGGTCGGTTGCGAATGGAGGGGTAGGTGGGGCTTCTGTTCCGACTTCACAGGATAATACATTTTTTACTTCTTTATCATTTCCCGGTTCAGGTCAAAGTGTTGCCATAGATGGGTTGGCCAGTTGCGCTGACATATATTTTAATGGTATTCAAAGCAATACTTCTATAGAGGGATCCACTGGCAGTTTATTGTCAGTTTATGGTTCCATGAAACTTAATAAGGAGTTGCTGTATAATTTTAAAGGTGACCTGGTCTTTAAATCCGAAACCGCTTCTTTCCTGAATTCCGCTGGCGTTGTCATAAAATCCGATATATATGTTGATCTGAATGGGGGAACGCTAAACCTTACGGACAACTTAACAACTTCCCCGGCTTCAACCATTTATTTTAAAAGTGGAATTTTTTCCACAAGTAGTAAAACTGTTAACTGTGGTTCATTTATAGCCCAGGGAAATTTATCGCGTTCTTTGCAATTGAATAAATCTTCAATGATTATTCACAATAATTGGTTGCTAAATGAAGCGGATAATTTAACATTAGAGGCTTCAAAAGCGCAAGTTGTTCTTGTTAATAAGTTAAGCACTTCCAATTTCCAATCACAAAAATTTCCTTATGGGAAAGTAAGAACAATGCAAGCGATGGCATTTTCAGTTGTTATAACTGAAATAGTTCTTAATAAATGTGCCGGTGATTGCAAGAGTAAAATGGTAGCAACAGTATCTGGTGGCACGGGACCATATAATTATACATGGGTTTTACCTGATGGGAGCACTGTAATACATGGACCAACAGCATCTACAACCGATACGCTTACGGGTGTTTGTGAAGGTAAATTCTATTCGATTTTTGCCGAAGATACTTTTGATGGTACAATTGTGTCGGATTCAAAGCAGGCTCAATCTTTCTCTCCTATTGGTATTGCCCCAACTTCCACTGCAACTAAGTGCTTTGGCTCATGTGATGGACGCGCTACAGCCATATCAGTTGGAGGTACAAATCCAGTAACATTTGTTTGGTCAAATGCGTTTACCGGAGCTATCAATAATAATATTTGTGCAGGAACTTATACTGTTACTGCTACAGATGCGAATGGTTGTACAGCATCAAATACCACAACAGTAAATCAGCCAACTGTTTTGGCTTTGGTTGGGGGATCAACAAATGTTACGTGTTTTGGCTTATGTAACGGAACTGCTTCTGTAAGCGCATCTGGCGGAACAGTCCCGTATACATATAGCTGGAGTAACTCATCAGCGGCAACAGGTTTGGCGGGCCTATGTCCTGCAACATATACGGTAACAGTTACCGATAAAAATGCCTGTTCAAAAACCTATTCCCCCACAATTACTCAACCGGCTGCCGCCTTAACTGCATCAACGGTAAAAGTAAATGTAACCTGCTTCAGTAAATGCGATGGCTCCACAACTATTACACCGGTTGGCGGTACTATCCCATATACCTATTCATGGTCAAATGGCGCAACAAACGCCGCTTTAACATTGTTATGTGCCGCTAATTATACATGTACTGTTACCGATGCGAATGGTTGTACCACAACGTCATCGGCTGCAATTACAGAACCTACAGCCCTGGTAACTGCCCCAACAGGTACAAATGTTACCTGTTTTGGTGCTTGTAATGGAACTGTCAATGCAAATCCTTCCGGAGGTTCTTTACCTTATACCTATTCTTGGGGTCCCGGTGGTGCAACCGCTGTAACCGCCGCTTCGCTATGTCCCGCTACATATACAGTCACACTTACCGATTCAAAAGGATGTACAAGTACTTCAACCGTAGCAATAACAGAACCGGGAGTCCTGGCGGCAAATGCCACTAAAACGGATATTACCTGTAACTCTTTATGTAATGGCAGTGTAGGTGCGACACCTTCCGGCGGGACAACTCCTTTTTCCTTTGCATGGTCCAACGGATCAACAGCCGCTACCCAGTTTGGCCTGTGTGTGGGCGGGTTTACCGTAACTGTTATAGATGCTAACTCCTGTACCAAAACAGGAGCGGTAAGCGTTAACCAGCCTGCTACTCTCAGTATAACAAGGTTGATTACAAATGCAAGCTGTAACGGGATATGTGATGGTGCTATAAACACAACTACCAATGGAGGAACGACCCCTTATACCTATGCATGGTCATCGGGCCAGGTTACCGCAAATTTAAGCGCGCTCTGTGATGCGGGCTATACAGTCACTGTCACCGACGCGAATAATTGTACCGCTACAACATCGGCTACAATAACAGAACCCGTTGCGGTAACTGCATCTATCGCCACAACACCGGTATCGTGTGATCTTAGTTGTAATGCAACAGCAGCGGCTTCCGCCGGCGGAGGTACTGCCCCCTATACCTATTTGTGGAGTACACTGGCTACCACAGTATCAATAAACGGGTTATGTGCAGCGTCTTATACGGTTACTATTACGGATTCCAAAAACTGTTCGGCCACTTCAACCACTACAATTACACAACCTGCGCCGTTAACCATTTCTCTTACGCCAACTAATGTAAGCTGTTCGGGTTTATGTAATGGCTCTGTTTCCGCTACTCCCGGAGGTGGAACTACCGCCTATACTTATTCCTGGTCAAGTGGTGGAACGGCTCAGACTATTTCAGCGTTATGTGTCGGGGGATACACGCTGACACTTACCGATGCCAATGGTTGTACGGCAACCTCCAATGTTACAATAACTGCACCGAGTGTAGTGTCGGTTGTTATTAATGCTTCAAATATGACTTGTAGCGGTTTGTGTAATGGCAGTGCGACAGCGAATCCTGGCGGAGGTACGCCGGCATATACTTATAACTGGAGCACCGGATCCACTTCTCAAACCATATCTGCCTTGTGCCAGGCTACATATACGGTTACTGTTACGGACAATGGTGGCTGTCAGACAACACAAACTGTTACCATCACTCAACCAACCGCTTTAAATGCTTCCTTTACTTCAAGCGCCTCCAGCTGCGGTGTTTGTAATGGAACAGGAACGGCTAATCCTTCAGGCGGTTCTCCCGGCTACAATTATACCTGGTCCGATTCGCAATCAACTCCTACGGCGGTAGGATTATGTGTGGGAACATATACGGTTACTGTTAGTGACATTAATGCATGTACGGCTACCGGAACAGTGGCCGTTGCTCCAACAGTGCTGATCACTGTAACAACATCCTCCATAAATTTAAGCTGTTTTGGTTCGTGTGATGGAATAGCCACCGCCAATGCAATAGGCGGTGTTTTACCATACACTTATAACTGGAGTAACACCGAAACAACACAGAGCGTAACCGGATTGTGTTCGGGCTCATATACTGTAACGGTTACTGACGCTGCCGCCTGTTCCAGTACTTCAACCGCGGTGTTCCTTGACCCTGCTGTTATTGTACCCAATGTGTCAAAAACAGATGCGACCTGCAACGGCATTTGTGATGGTACCGCGGTATCCGCTCCTTCCGGAGGTGCCGGAGGGTATTCGTATACATGGTCTAATGCAGCAACCTCAGCAACTGTAAGTGCGCTTTGTGCGGCAACATATACGGTAACTGTTACCGATGCCAATGCGTGTACGCAAACATCAACGGTAACCATAACACAGCCTTCCTCTCTCAATGACAATGAAGTGGTGGCTACAGCAACCTGCGGAAACTGTGATGGTACAATCGGGGTGAGCCCATCAGGAGGAAGCGCTGCTTATACATATGCATGGGCCGGCCCGGGCGCGTTTTCGGCCACCAGTCAAAATGTTAGTGGATTATGTATAGGAACTTATACTCTTACCCTCACCGCAGGAGGCACATGCCAATCAATATTTAATTATTCGATAAGCAATACGGCGGGTCCTAGTTTGACTAAAGTGCGGACCAATACTTTATGTAACGGAAACTGTGATGGTACGGCAACTGTGACACCTGCCGGCACCCCCGGCTTTACATATAACTGGAGTACGGGATCAACCGCGCAAACTGTGAATGGCCTGTGTGCAGCATCATATACATTGTCGGTTACGGATGGTATTGGTTGTGTAACAGTTGATACACTGCTTATAAAGCAGCCTTCAAAGATATCTCCTAACCAGGTAAGCGCTGATATTACCTGCGGAGGTGCAGCAGATGGCGCTATCATTCTTGTTCCCGCTGGAGGTACTCCTGTGTATACATTTAGCTGGAGTAATACGGCAACGACCTCAACAATAACCAATTTAGCCCCCGGACCTTATACATTTACAGTTACAGATGCAAACGGCTGTGATTCGATAAACACAGTTACTATAACCGAACCGTCCGTATTGTCAGCCAGCACAATTGCAACCGATGTAACCTGTAAGGGAGCATGTAATGGCGGTGCGTTTGCTGCAGAAGCAGGAGGTACATCGCCTTACGATTACAGCTGGAGCAGTGGAGCGCTCCTGAACATAGCCATTAATCTATGCCCTAATACATATACGGTTACGGTTACAGATGCGAATAATTGCACGGCCACTTCCACTGCCGTAGTAACGGAGCCGGCATTGGCGTTAACCGCTGCAACAGGTGAAACAGATGTGTCATGTAATGGTGGTTCTGATGGTACAACATTTGTCAATGCAAGCGGGGGTACTCCAGGGTACAGTTATACCTGGGTGCCGGGCGGACAAACCGGGGCTACAGCCACTGCATTATTCGCTGGCTCATACAATGTAACTGTAACCGACGCGAACGGGTGTACAACTGTAGGAGGAATTGTTGTCAATCAGCCTGCGGTATTGTCATTCACGGTTAACCAGGTTGATGTGAGCTGCAATTCGGCCTGTGATGGTACGGCAAATGTGACAGTGGCCGGCGGAACGGCACCATTCAACTACCTGTGGAGTAATGCCGCGACCGGACAAACGGTAACGGGCTTGTGCCTGGGAAGCTATACTGTAACAGCGACAGACAGTAAGGGATGCACGAATTCAAAAATAGTTACCATTACCGAGCCCTCTACATTATTGGCTAATGTTACGGGTACAGATCCAAGTTGTTTAAGCGCAACAAGTGGTTCTGCAACATCTGCTCCTGCAGGTGGAACAGTGCCCTATACATATAATTGGAGTAACGGAGCACTGACTCAAACTATCAATTCTTTGGCTGCAGGATCATATACTGTAACAGTTACTGACAGTAATGGTTGTACTGATACACAATCGGTAACACTTATACCTCCTGTTCCGATCACTATTGTACAGGCGGTGTCGGATGCGAATTGCGGTGCTTGCGATGGAACGATTGATGTCACCGTTTCCGGTGGAACACCCGGCTATTCGTATTTATGGAATTCAGGGGCTACCGCACCGACACTATCAGCTTTGTGTGCCGGGAATTATTCGCTTACAATTACGGATGTAAATACATGCACTTCCGCCTTTGTTATCGCGGTTAATAATACGGGAGGTCCTACGGGAGAGACCGTTGTTACTACTGACAATATTTGCAGCACCGATTGTAACGGTACTGTAACTGTTACACCGATCGGAGGAACTACACCTTATACCTATTTGTGGACTGATGTTGCAAACACTTCAAATGCAAGGACCGGCTTGTGCGTCGGATCCTATACCCTGGTAGTTACCGAT
This window encodes:
- a CDS encoding gliding motility-associated C-terminal domain-containing protein produces the protein MKKVILIVHLFLFCVFAGHSADRYWVGGTGAWSDVSHWSVANGGVGGASVPTSQDNTFFTSLSFPGSGQSVAIDGLASCADIYFNGIQSNTSIEGSTGSLLSVYGSMKLNKELLYNFKGDLVFKSETASFLNSAGVVIKSDIYVDLNGGTLNLTDNLTTSPASTIYFKSGIFSTSSKTVNCGSFIAQGNLSRSLQLNKSSMIIHNNWLLNEADNLTLEASKAQVVLVNKLSTSNFQSQKFPYGKVRTMQAMAFSVVITEIVLNKCAGDCKSKMVATVSGGTGPYNYTWVLPDGSTVIHGPTASTTDTLTGVCEGKFYSIFAEDTFDGTIVSDSKQAQSFSPIGIAPTSTATKCFGSCDGRATAISVGGTNPVTFVWSNAFTGAINNNICAGTYTVTATDANGCTASNTTTVNQPTVLALVGGSTNVTCFGLCNGTASVSASGGTVPYTYSWSNSSAATGLAGLCPATYTVTVTDKNACSKTYSPTITQPAAALTASTVKVNVTCFSKCDGSTTITPVGGTIPYTYSWSNGATNAALTLLCAANYTCTVTDANGCTTTSSAAITEPTALVTAPTGTNVTCFGACNGTVNANPSGGSLPYTYSWGPGGATAVTAASLCPATYTVTLTDSKGCTSTSTVAITEPGVLAANATKTDITCNSLCNGSVGATPSGGTTPFSFAWSNGSTAATQFGLCVGGFTVTVIDANSCTKTGAVSVNQPATLSITRLITNASCNGICDGAINTTTNGGTTPYTYAWSSGQVTANLSALCDAGYTVTVTDANNCTATTSATITEPVAVTASIATTPVSCDLSCNATAAASAGGGTAPYTYLWSTLATTVSINGLCAASYTVTITDSKNCSATSTTTITQPAPLTISLTPTNVSCSGLCNGSVSATPGGGTTAYTYSWSSGGTAQTISALCVGGYTLTLTDANGCTATSNVTITAPSVVSVVINASNMTCSGLCNGSATANPGGGTPAYTYNWSTGSTSQTISALCQATYTVTVTDNGGCQTTQTVTITQPTALNASFTSSASSCGVCNGTGTANPSGGSPGYNYTWSDSQSTPTAVGLCVGTYTVTVSDINACTATGTVAVAPTVLITVTTSSINLSCFGSCDGIATANAIGGVLPYTYNWSNTETTQSVTGLCSGSYTVTVTDAAACSSTSTAVFLDPAVIVPNVSKTDATCNGICDGTAVSAPSGGAGGYSYTWSNAATSATVSALCAATYTVTVTDANACTQTSTVTITQPSSLNDNEVVATATCGNCDGTIGVSPSGGSAAYTYAWAGPGAFSATSQNVSGLCIGTYTLTLTAGGTCQSIFNYSISNTAGPSLTKVRTNTLCNGNCDGTATVTPAGTPGFTYNWSTGSTAQTVNGLCAASYTLSVTDGIGCVTVDTLLIKQPSKISPNQVSADITCGGAADGAIILVPAGGTPVYTFSWSNTATTSTITNLAPGPYTFTVTDANGCDSINTVTITEPSVLSASTIATDVTCKGACNGGAFAAEAGGTSPYDYSWSSGALLNIAINLCPNTYTVTVTDANNCTATSTAVVTEPALALTAATGETDVSCNGGSDGTTFVNASGGTPGYSYTWVPGGQTGATATALFAGSYNVTVTDANGCTTVGGIVVNQPAVLSFTVNQVDVSCNSACDGTANVTVAGGTAPFNYLWSNAATGQTVTGLCLGSYTVTATDSKGCTNSKIVTITEPSTLLANVTGTDPSCLSATSGSATSAPAGGTVPYTYNWSNGALTQTINSLAAGSYTVTVTDSNGCTDTQSVTLIPPVPITIVQAVSDANCGACDGTIDVTVSGGTPGYSYLWNSGATAPTLSALCAGNYSLTITDVNTCTSAFVIAVNNTGGPTGETVVTTDNICSTDCNGTVTVTPIGGTTPYTYLWTDVANTSNARTGLCVGSYTLVVTDANGCIRNSPVTITSPAPLVISVSLTNETCSGKCDGVITLSAAGGGGGYVYSWNSGATGAVQSSLCAGTYSVTLTDANSCTATSVVVVGTSLVLTASVTQTDPLCNALCTGTADVAMGGGTSPYVFTWSNGAAASSSSGLCANAYTVSVSDANGCNITKVVTITEPAAIITTPVVITATCGVCNGQISVAPSGGTGTYSYTWGTGATAPTISGLCAGVYGLDIGDANGCTQSFNIPLNNTNGPSASTIVTTDVTCFGSNDGAANVTPNGGTPPYTYLWISTGQTINTVTGLAGGVNLVQITDANGCIRTDTANIVSPTQIVPNQAVTNATCGLSDGQIVVAPTGGAGTYTYSWSGGFTTATITGLSAGTYDLTITDASSCTQTASFPVSNNNAPALTLAIQDLGCNSICNGSTVATPSGGLAPYVMSWSTGATGNTASSLCAGTYTVSVTDANACMTISTVVISEPAALTLTAPATSQASCSAACNGTAAALPIGGTLPYSYSWSMGPTAATVANLCSGTYFIVVTDANGCNATQAITIVPSAAPFTVTPTLTNATCGLCDGQAAVIASGGTLPYNYLWSNGATGATVNSLCAAVYSIDLTDANGCSASFFIPISNTGGPTGSGKSVTNILCNGQCSGGASVAPVGGTAPFTYLWLPSGDTGQTISNLCSGTGFVQITDANGCILTDTVDITEPMAFATNENITQPTACSVNDGAITLSPSGGTAPYTYTWSNAATSATQTNLGAGLYTVTITDAAGCAQSTVVAINNVSAPVLAGTSGNVSCAGSCDGYAAISAMGGVLPYTYLWNNTPPSSIDTAIGLCQGTYFVQVTDAAGCLITSSVTITEPSPLMLNSPVKTDASCIAVCNGSATVLPAGGTLPYVYSWSNASTSSGIGSLCVGNYSVTVTDVAGCSLVQVISVDENLTPIVITSAVTNPTCGICNGTASVNVVGGNAPFSYLWSNGSTSSSTDSLCAGVYSIDIADGVGCQSSFSLPVSNTGAPTASGRVVTDATCFGSCNGSASVSPIGGTLPYTYSWLPSGQTAATASGLCAGLGFVEVADSNGCILVDSILVGSPSQISIAGVTTDPTSCNVNDGSIALTVSGGAGTYTYAWSNSGTGTTQINIGGGTYGVTVTDASGCTQTTVISLNDKFAPVLSDSSVNVSCFGKCDGKAIVRANGGTQPYTYSWSDTPSSVIDTAKTLCAGTYFVQVTDNVGCKISSSVTITEPSVLNLSISGTTKEKCIGSCDGSITAVPSGGLFPYMFSWSSFTGTTSVASPLCKGQYSFTLTDANGCTVQHTDSVQSPAPMVVVKTPVDANCNNTNDGSVTISVTGGVGTYTYNWKGPGAFTSGSQNLAGLYAGSYPVTITDANGCQKLDTAAVNATINVIAKAGNDTSFCLGGSIILSGDSSLPITGTTYQWLQMPALTNIGNDSTVTLTPPAGTSNYMLVAINGVCSDTDTVVVSANPLPVVDAGADKTIFSLQSTMIGGAPTSIASGASFSWTPGKELTDSTAANPEASPLTTTLYKVVVRDANGCVASDTVRLTVLPEIVFNNGITPNGDGKNETWIIDNIQKFPKCVVEVYNRWGDLLFSSTGYGTPWDGRYNGKDLPVGTYYYVIKLNDPLFPDAFTGPITIMR